The following are encoded together in the Bos mutus isolate GX-2022 chromosome 3, NWIPB_WYAK_1.1, whole genome shotgun sequence genome:
- the SEMA6C gene encoding semaphorin-6C isoform X1 produces MPRAPHFMPLLLLLLLSIPHTQAAFPQDPLPLLTSDLHGISPLSWFRGLEDDAVVAELGLDFQRFLTLNRTLLVAARDHVFSFDLQAQEEGEGLVPNKYLTWRSQDVENCAVRGKLTDECYNYIRVLVPWDSETLLACGTNSFSPVCRSYGITSLQQEGEELSGQARCPFDATQSNVAVFAEGSLYSATAADFQASDAVVYRSLGPQPPLRSAKYDSKWLREPHFVHALEHGDHVYFFFREVSVEDARLGRVQFSRVARVCKRDMGGSPRALDRHWTSFLKLRLNCSVPGDSTFYFDVLQALTGPVNLYGRSALFGVFTTQTNSIPGSAVCAFYLDDIERGFEGKFKEQRSLDGAWTPVSEDRVPSPRPGSCAGVGVAALFPSSRDLPDDVLTFIKAHPLLDPAVPPATHQPLLTLTSRALLTQVAVDGMAGPYSNITVLFLGSNDGTVLKVLPPGGQSGGSEPILLEEIDAYSPSRCSGKRAAQTARRVIGLELDTEGHRLFVAFSGCIIYLPLSRCARHGACRRSCLASQDPYCGWDSSRGCVDIRAPGGIDVDPTGNQESMEHDDCQDGATGSQSGTGDSTYVLLSPGPSPETPSPPSDAHPRPQSSTLGAHTQGVRRDLRPASSSRSVPIPLLLACVAAAFALGASVSGLLVSCACRRAHRRRSKDIESAGIPRPLSLRSLARLHGAGPEPPPPSKDGEGAQTPQLYTTFLPPPEGVPPPELACLPTPESTPELPVKHLRHAGGPWEWNQNGNNAKEGRSRARGGNAAGGAAPRVLVKPPPPGCPGQAVEVTTLEELLRYLHGPQAPRKEAEPPVAAPFTSRPLPPEPAPTLFAGPSLLPRDCAPPRRLDVPPEGKCPAPAARPALSAPAPRLGVGGSRKLPFSSHRAPPALLTRVPSGGPSRYSGGAGRHLLYLGRPEGHRGRALKRVEGREAPGAPEASLCRALLAGGRP; encoded by the exons ATGCCCCGTGCCCCCCACTTCATGCCCTTGCTGCTACTACTCTTGCTCTCAATTCCACACACGCAGGCTGCATTTCCCCAGGACCCTCTCCCTCTGCTGACCTCTGACCTGCACG GTATCTCTCCATTATCCTGGTTCCGGGGCCTGGAGGATGATGCTGTGGTTGCGGAACTTGGGCTGGACTTTCAGAGATTCCTGACCCTGAACCGGACCTTGTTAGTGGCTGCCAG GGATCACGTTTTCTCCTTTGATCTTCAAGCCCAAGAAGAAGGGGAGGGGCTCGTGCCCAACAAG TATCTAACATGGAGGAGCCAAGACGTGGAGAACTGTGCCGTGCGGGGCAAGCTGACG GACGAGTGCTACAACTACATTCGCGTTCTCGTGCCCTGGGACTCCGAGACGCTCCTTGCCTGTGGAACGAACTCATTCAGCCCCGTGTGCCGCAGCTATGGG ATAACTTCGCTGCAGCAGGAGGGTGAGGAGCTGAGTGGGCAAGCTCGATGCCCCTTTGATGCCACCCAGTCCAACGTGGCCGTGTTTGCAG AGGGCAGCCTGTACTCAGCCACAGCTGCAGACTTCCAGGCCAGTGATGCTGTGGTTTACCGAAGCCTTGGGCCTCAGCCCCCGCTCCGCTCCGCCAAGTACGACTCCAAGTGGCTCCGAG AGCCACACTTTGTCCACGCTTTGGAGCACGGAGACCATGTCTACTTCTTTTTCCGAGAAGTTTCTGTGGAGGATGCCCGGCTGGGGAGG GTGCAGTTCTCCCGTGTGGCCCGTGTGTGTAAGCGCGACATGGGTGGCTCACCTAGGGCCTTGGACCGCCACTGGACATCCTTCCTGAAGCTGCGGCTCAACTGCTCTGTCCCTGGAGACTCGACCTTCTATTTTGATGTCTTACAGGCCTTGACAGGGCCTGTGAACTTGTATGGTCGCTCTGCTCTCTTTGGGGTCTTCACCACCCAGACCAATAG CATTCCTGGCTCTGCGGTCTGCGCCTTCTACCTGGATGATATCGAGCGTGGGTTTGAGGGCAAGTTCAAGGAGCAGAGGAGTCTGGATGGGGCCTGGACCCCTGTGTCTGAGGACAGGGTCCCCTCCCCCAG GCCCGGATCCTGTGCAGGAGTAGGTGTGGCTGCATTGTTCCCCTCTTCCCGAGATCTCCCTGATGATGTCCTGACCTTCATCAAGGCTCACCCACTTCTGGACCCTGCCGTGCCACCTGCCACCCATCAGCCTCTGCTCACCCTCACCAGCAG GGCCCTACTGACCCAAGTGGCTGTGGATGGCATGGCTGGTCCCTACAGTAACATCACAGTCCTGTTCCTTGGCTCCAATGATGGGACAGTGCTGAAGGTGCTGCCCCCAGGGGGGCAATCTGGGGGCTCTGAGCCCATTCTGTTGGAAGAGATCGATGCCTACAGCCCCTCCCG GTGCAGTGGGAAGCGGGCAGCCCAAACAGCACGGCGGGTCATAGGGCTGGAGCTGGACACTGAAGGTCACAGGCTCTTTGTGGCTTTTTCTGGCTGCATCATCTACCTCCCTCTTAGTCGGTGTGCCCGGCATGGGGCCTGTCGGAG GAGCTGTCTGGCTTCTCAGGACCCATACTGTGGATGGGACAGCTCCAGAGGCTGCGTGGATATCAGGGCACCTGGTGG GATTGATGTGGATCCAACTGGTAACCAGGAATCCATGGAGCATGATGACTGCCAAG ATGGAGCTACTGGGAGTCAGTCTGGTACAGGGGATTCCACTTATG TGCTTCTGAGTCCTGGCCCTTCCCCTGAGACCCCCAGTCCCCCCAGTGATGCCCACCCCCGGCCCCAGTCTTCCACTCTTGGAGCTCACACTCAGG GCGTGCGCCGGGACCTCCGTCCAGCCTCATCCTCTCGCTCagtccccatcccactcctcctgGCCTGTGTGGCTGCGGCCTTCGCTCTGGGCGCCTCGGTCTCTGGCCTCCTGGTCTCCTGCGCCTGTCGCCGAGCGCACCGACGGCGGAGCAAGGATATCGAGTCTGCAGGGATCCCACGTCCTCTCTCCCTCCGCAGCTTGGCCCGGCTGCATGGGGCGGGCCCAGAGCCGCCGCCGCCGTCCAAGGACGGAGAGGGGGCCCAGACGCCGCAGCTCTACACCACCTTCCTGCCTCCCCCCGAGGGCGTACCCCCGCCGGAGCTGGCCTGCCTGCCCACCCCGGAGTCCACGCCAGAGCTGCCGGTCAAGCACCTCCGCCATGCTGGAGGTCCCTGGGAGTGGAACCAGAACGGGAATAACGCCAAGGAGGGCCGGAGCCGCGCCCGGGGCGGGAACGCGGCGGGTGGCGCCGCGCCGCGCGTGCTGGTGAAGCCGCCGCCGCCTGGCTGTCCCGGGCAGGCCGTGGAAGTCACCACCCTGGAGGAACTACTGCGCTACCTGCACGGCCCGCAGGCGCCCAGGAAGGAGGCCGAGCCCCCGGTCGCCGCCCCTTTCACCTCGCGGCCGCTGCCGCCCGAGCCCGCCCCAACCCTCTTTGCCGGCCCCAGCCTGCTGCCCCGGGACTGTGCCCCGCCTCGGAGGCTGGACGTGCCCCCGGAGGGCAAGTGCCCGGCCCCGGCCGCCCGGCCTGCGCTCTCCGCCCCAGCTCCCCGGCTCGGGGTGGGCGGCAGCCGGAAGTTGCCCTTCTCCTCGCACCGTGCACCCCCTGCGCTGCTCACCCGAGTCCCCTCGGGAGGCCCCTCCAGGTACTCGGGGGGTGCCGGGAGACACCTCCTGTACCTGGGTCGGCCTGAGGGGCACCGGGGCCGCGCCCTCAAGAGGGTGGAAGGTCGAGAAGCCCCAGGGGCCCCTGAAGCCTCCCTTTGTCGGGCCCTTCTTGCAGGCGGCCGTCCCTGA
- the SEMA6C gene encoding semaphorin-6C isoform X3 gives MPRAPHFMPLLLLLLLSIPHTQAAFPQDPLPLLTSDLHGISPLSWFRGLEDDAVVAELGLDFQRFLTLNRTLLVAARDHVFSFDLQAQEEGEGLVPNKYLTWRSQDVENCAVRGKLTDECYNYIRVLVPWDSETLLACGTNSFSPVCRSYGITSLQQEGEELSGQARCPFDATQSNVAVFAEGSLYSATAADFQASDAVVYRSLGPQPPLRSAKYDSKWLREPHFVHALEHGDHVYFFFREVSVEDARLGRVQFSRVARVCKRDMGGSPRALDRHWTSFLKLRLNCSVPGDSTFYFDVLQALTGPVNLYGRSALFGVFTTQTNSIPGSAVCAFYLDDIERGFEGKFKEQRSLDGAWTPVSEDRVPSPRPGSCAGVGVAALFPSSRDLPDDVLTFIKAHPLLDPAVPPATHQPLLTLTSRALLTQVAVDGMAGPYSNITVLFLGSNDGTVLKVLPPGGQSGGSEPILLEEIDAYSPSRSCLASQDPYCGWDSSRGCVDIRAPGGIDVDPTGNQESMEHDDCQDGATGSQSGTGDSTYVLLSPGPSPETPSPPSDAHPRPQSSTLGAHTQGVRRDLRPASSSRSVPIPLLLACVAAAFALGASVSGLLVSCACRRAHRRRSKDIESAGIPRPLSLRSLARLHGAGPEPPPPSKDGEGAQTPQLYTTFLPPPEGVPPPELACLPTPESTPELPVKHLRHAGGPWEWNQNGNNAKEGRSRARGGNAAGGAAPRVLVKPPPPGCPGQAVEVTTLEELLRYLHGPQAPRKEAEPPVAAPFTSRPLPPEPAPTLFAGPSLLPRDCAPPRRLDVPPEGKCPAPAARPALSAPAPRLGVGGSRKLPFSSHRAPPALLTRVPSGGPSRYSGGAGRHLLYLGRPEGHRGRALKRVEGREAPGAPEASLCRALLAGGRP, from the exons ATGCCCCGTGCCCCCCACTTCATGCCCTTGCTGCTACTACTCTTGCTCTCAATTCCACACACGCAGGCTGCATTTCCCCAGGACCCTCTCCCTCTGCTGACCTCTGACCTGCACG GTATCTCTCCATTATCCTGGTTCCGGGGCCTGGAGGATGATGCTGTGGTTGCGGAACTTGGGCTGGACTTTCAGAGATTCCTGACCCTGAACCGGACCTTGTTAGTGGCTGCCAG GGATCACGTTTTCTCCTTTGATCTTCAAGCCCAAGAAGAAGGGGAGGGGCTCGTGCCCAACAAG TATCTAACATGGAGGAGCCAAGACGTGGAGAACTGTGCCGTGCGGGGCAAGCTGACG GACGAGTGCTACAACTACATTCGCGTTCTCGTGCCCTGGGACTCCGAGACGCTCCTTGCCTGTGGAACGAACTCATTCAGCCCCGTGTGCCGCAGCTATGGG ATAACTTCGCTGCAGCAGGAGGGTGAGGAGCTGAGTGGGCAAGCTCGATGCCCCTTTGATGCCACCCAGTCCAACGTGGCCGTGTTTGCAG AGGGCAGCCTGTACTCAGCCACAGCTGCAGACTTCCAGGCCAGTGATGCTGTGGTTTACCGAAGCCTTGGGCCTCAGCCCCCGCTCCGCTCCGCCAAGTACGACTCCAAGTGGCTCCGAG AGCCACACTTTGTCCACGCTTTGGAGCACGGAGACCATGTCTACTTCTTTTTCCGAGAAGTTTCTGTGGAGGATGCCCGGCTGGGGAGG GTGCAGTTCTCCCGTGTGGCCCGTGTGTGTAAGCGCGACATGGGTGGCTCACCTAGGGCCTTGGACCGCCACTGGACATCCTTCCTGAAGCTGCGGCTCAACTGCTCTGTCCCTGGAGACTCGACCTTCTATTTTGATGTCTTACAGGCCTTGACAGGGCCTGTGAACTTGTATGGTCGCTCTGCTCTCTTTGGGGTCTTCACCACCCAGACCAATAG CATTCCTGGCTCTGCGGTCTGCGCCTTCTACCTGGATGATATCGAGCGTGGGTTTGAGGGCAAGTTCAAGGAGCAGAGGAGTCTGGATGGGGCCTGGACCCCTGTGTCTGAGGACAGGGTCCCCTCCCCCAG GCCCGGATCCTGTGCAGGAGTAGGTGTGGCTGCATTGTTCCCCTCTTCCCGAGATCTCCCTGATGATGTCCTGACCTTCATCAAGGCTCACCCACTTCTGGACCCTGCCGTGCCACCTGCCACCCATCAGCCTCTGCTCACCCTCACCAGCAG GGCCCTACTGACCCAAGTGGCTGTGGATGGCATGGCTGGTCCCTACAGTAACATCACAGTCCTGTTCCTTGGCTCCAATGATGGGACAGTGCTGAAGGTGCTGCCCCCAGGGGGGCAATCTGGGGGCTCTGAGCCCATTCTGTTGGAAGAGATCGATGCCTACAGCCCCTCCCG GAGCTGTCTGGCTTCTCAGGACCCATACTGTGGATGGGACAGCTCCAGAGGCTGCGTGGATATCAGGGCACCTGGTGG GATTGATGTGGATCCAACTGGTAACCAGGAATCCATGGAGCATGATGACTGCCAAG ATGGAGCTACTGGGAGTCAGTCTGGTACAGGGGATTCCACTTATG TGCTTCTGAGTCCTGGCCCTTCCCCTGAGACCCCCAGTCCCCCCAGTGATGCCCACCCCCGGCCCCAGTCTTCCACTCTTGGAGCTCACACTCAGG GCGTGCGCCGGGACCTCCGTCCAGCCTCATCCTCTCGCTCagtccccatcccactcctcctgGCCTGTGTGGCTGCGGCCTTCGCTCTGGGCGCCTCGGTCTCTGGCCTCCTGGTCTCCTGCGCCTGTCGCCGAGCGCACCGACGGCGGAGCAAGGATATCGAGTCTGCAGGGATCCCACGTCCTCTCTCCCTCCGCAGCTTGGCCCGGCTGCATGGGGCGGGCCCAGAGCCGCCGCCGCCGTCCAAGGACGGAGAGGGGGCCCAGACGCCGCAGCTCTACACCACCTTCCTGCCTCCCCCCGAGGGCGTACCCCCGCCGGAGCTGGCCTGCCTGCCCACCCCGGAGTCCACGCCAGAGCTGCCGGTCAAGCACCTCCGCCATGCTGGAGGTCCCTGGGAGTGGAACCAGAACGGGAATAACGCCAAGGAGGGCCGGAGCCGCGCCCGGGGCGGGAACGCGGCGGGTGGCGCCGCGCCGCGCGTGCTGGTGAAGCCGCCGCCGCCTGGCTGTCCCGGGCAGGCCGTGGAAGTCACCACCCTGGAGGAACTACTGCGCTACCTGCACGGCCCGCAGGCGCCCAGGAAGGAGGCCGAGCCCCCGGTCGCCGCCCCTTTCACCTCGCGGCCGCTGCCGCCCGAGCCCGCCCCAACCCTCTTTGCCGGCCCCAGCCTGCTGCCCCGGGACTGTGCCCCGCCTCGGAGGCTGGACGTGCCCCCGGAGGGCAAGTGCCCGGCCCCGGCCGCCCGGCCTGCGCTCTCCGCCCCAGCTCCCCGGCTCGGGGTGGGCGGCAGCCGGAAGTTGCCCTTCTCCTCGCACCGTGCACCCCCTGCGCTGCTCACCCGAGTCCCCTCGGGAGGCCCCTCCAGGTACTCGGGGGGTGCCGGGAGACACCTCCTGTACCTGGGTCGGCCTGAGGGGCACCGGGGCCGCGCCCTCAAGAGGGTGGAAGGTCGAGAAGCCCCAGGGGCCCCTGAAGCCTCCCTTTGTCGGGCCCTTCTTGCAGGCGGCCGTCCCTGA
- the SEMA6C gene encoding semaphorin-6C isoform X2 — protein MPRAPHFMPLLLLLLLSIPHTQAAFPQDPLPLLTSDLHGISPLSWFRGLEDDAVVAELGLDFQRFLTLNRTLLVAARDHVFSFDLQAQEEGEGLVPNKYLTWRSQDVENCAVRGKLTDECYNYIRVLVPWDSETLLACGTNSFSPVCRSYGITSLQQEGEELSGQARCPFDATQSNVAVFAEGSLYSATAADFQASDAVVYRSLGPQPPLRSAKYDSKWLREPHFVHALEHGDHVYFFFREVSVEDARLGRVQFSRVARVCKRDMGGSPRALDRHWTSFLKLRLNCSVPGDSTFYFDVLQALTGPVNLYGRSALFGVFTTQTNSIPGSAVCAFYLDDIERGFEGKFKEQRSLDGAWTPVSEDRVPSPRPGSCAGVGVAALFPSSRDLPDDVLTFIKAHPLLDPAVPPATHQPLLTLTSRALLTQVAVDGMAGPYSNITVLFLGSNDGTVLKVLPPGGQSGGSEPILLEEIDAYSPSRCSGKRAAQTARRVIGLELDTEGHRLFVAFSGCIIYLPLSRCARHGACRRSCLASQDPYCGWDSSRGCVDIRAPGGIDVDPTGNQESMEHDDCQDGATGSQSGTGDSTYGVRRDLRPASSSRSVPIPLLLACVAAAFALGASVSGLLVSCACRRAHRRRSKDIESAGIPRPLSLRSLARLHGAGPEPPPPSKDGEGAQTPQLYTTFLPPPEGVPPPELACLPTPESTPELPVKHLRHAGGPWEWNQNGNNAKEGRSRARGGNAAGGAAPRVLVKPPPPGCPGQAVEVTTLEELLRYLHGPQAPRKEAEPPVAAPFTSRPLPPEPAPTLFAGPSLLPRDCAPPRRLDVPPEGKCPAPAARPALSAPAPRLGVGGSRKLPFSSHRAPPALLTRVPSGGPSRYSGGAGRHLLYLGRPEGHRGRALKRVEGREAPGAPEASLCRALLAGGRP, from the exons ATGCCCCGTGCCCCCCACTTCATGCCCTTGCTGCTACTACTCTTGCTCTCAATTCCACACACGCAGGCTGCATTTCCCCAGGACCCTCTCCCTCTGCTGACCTCTGACCTGCACG GTATCTCTCCATTATCCTGGTTCCGGGGCCTGGAGGATGATGCTGTGGTTGCGGAACTTGGGCTGGACTTTCAGAGATTCCTGACCCTGAACCGGACCTTGTTAGTGGCTGCCAG GGATCACGTTTTCTCCTTTGATCTTCAAGCCCAAGAAGAAGGGGAGGGGCTCGTGCCCAACAAG TATCTAACATGGAGGAGCCAAGACGTGGAGAACTGTGCCGTGCGGGGCAAGCTGACG GACGAGTGCTACAACTACATTCGCGTTCTCGTGCCCTGGGACTCCGAGACGCTCCTTGCCTGTGGAACGAACTCATTCAGCCCCGTGTGCCGCAGCTATGGG ATAACTTCGCTGCAGCAGGAGGGTGAGGAGCTGAGTGGGCAAGCTCGATGCCCCTTTGATGCCACCCAGTCCAACGTGGCCGTGTTTGCAG AGGGCAGCCTGTACTCAGCCACAGCTGCAGACTTCCAGGCCAGTGATGCTGTGGTTTACCGAAGCCTTGGGCCTCAGCCCCCGCTCCGCTCCGCCAAGTACGACTCCAAGTGGCTCCGAG AGCCACACTTTGTCCACGCTTTGGAGCACGGAGACCATGTCTACTTCTTTTTCCGAGAAGTTTCTGTGGAGGATGCCCGGCTGGGGAGG GTGCAGTTCTCCCGTGTGGCCCGTGTGTGTAAGCGCGACATGGGTGGCTCACCTAGGGCCTTGGACCGCCACTGGACATCCTTCCTGAAGCTGCGGCTCAACTGCTCTGTCCCTGGAGACTCGACCTTCTATTTTGATGTCTTACAGGCCTTGACAGGGCCTGTGAACTTGTATGGTCGCTCTGCTCTCTTTGGGGTCTTCACCACCCAGACCAATAG CATTCCTGGCTCTGCGGTCTGCGCCTTCTACCTGGATGATATCGAGCGTGGGTTTGAGGGCAAGTTCAAGGAGCAGAGGAGTCTGGATGGGGCCTGGACCCCTGTGTCTGAGGACAGGGTCCCCTCCCCCAG GCCCGGATCCTGTGCAGGAGTAGGTGTGGCTGCATTGTTCCCCTCTTCCCGAGATCTCCCTGATGATGTCCTGACCTTCATCAAGGCTCACCCACTTCTGGACCCTGCCGTGCCACCTGCCACCCATCAGCCTCTGCTCACCCTCACCAGCAG GGCCCTACTGACCCAAGTGGCTGTGGATGGCATGGCTGGTCCCTACAGTAACATCACAGTCCTGTTCCTTGGCTCCAATGATGGGACAGTGCTGAAGGTGCTGCCCCCAGGGGGGCAATCTGGGGGCTCTGAGCCCATTCTGTTGGAAGAGATCGATGCCTACAGCCCCTCCCG GTGCAGTGGGAAGCGGGCAGCCCAAACAGCACGGCGGGTCATAGGGCTGGAGCTGGACACTGAAGGTCACAGGCTCTTTGTGGCTTTTTCTGGCTGCATCATCTACCTCCCTCTTAGTCGGTGTGCCCGGCATGGGGCCTGTCGGAG GAGCTGTCTGGCTTCTCAGGACCCATACTGTGGATGGGACAGCTCCAGAGGCTGCGTGGATATCAGGGCACCTGGTGG GATTGATGTGGATCCAACTGGTAACCAGGAATCCATGGAGCATGATGACTGCCAAG ATGGAGCTACTGGGAGTCAGTCTGGTACAGGGGATTCCACTTATG GCGTGCGCCGGGACCTCCGTCCAGCCTCATCCTCTCGCTCagtccccatcccactcctcctgGCCTGTGTGGCTGCGGCCTTCGCTCTGGGCGCCTCGGTCTCTGGCCTCCTGGTCTCCTGCGCCTGTCGCCGAGCGCACCGACGGCGGAGCAAGGATATCGAGTCTGCAGGGATCCCACGTCCTCTCTCCCTCCGCAGCTTGGCCCGGCTGCATGGGGCGGGCCCAGAGCCGCCGCCGCCGTCCAAGGACGGAGAGGGGGCCCAGACGCCGCAGCTCTACACCACCTTCCTGCCTCCCCCCGAGGGCGTACCCCCGCCGGAGCTGGCCTGCCTGCCCACCCCGGAGTCCACGCCAGAGCTGCCGGTCAAGCACCTCCGCCATGCTGGAGGTCCCTGGGAGTGGAACCAGAACGGGAATAACGCCAAGGAGGGCCGGAGCCGCGCCCGGGGCGGGAACGCGGCGGGTGGCGCCGCGCCGCGCGTGCTGGTGAAGCCGCCGCCGCCTGGCTGTCCCGGGCAGGCCGTGGAAGTCACCACCCTGGAGGAACTACTGCGCTACCTGCACGGCCCGCAGGCGCCCAGGAAGGAGGCCGAGCCCCCGGTCGCCGCCCCTTTCACCTCGCGGCCGCTGCCGCCCGAGCCCGCCCCAACCCTCTTTGCCGGCCCCAGCCTGCTGCCCCGGGACTGTGCCCCGCCTCGGAGGCTGGACGTGCCCCCGGAGGGCAAGTGCCCGGCCCCGGCCGCCCGGCCTGCGCTCTCCGCCCCAGCTCCCCGGCTCGGGGTGGGCGGCAGCCGGAAGTTGCCCTTCTCCTCGCACCGTGCACCCCCTGCGCTGCTCACCCGAGTCCCCTCGGGAGGCCCCTCCAGGTACTCGGGGGGTGCCGGGAGACACCTCCTGTACCTGGGTCGGCCTGAGGGGCACCGGGGCCGCGCCCTCAAGAGGGTGGAAGGTCGAGAAGCCCCAGGGGCCCCTGAAGCCTCCCTTTGTCGGGCCCTTCTTGCAGGCGGCCGTCCCTGA
- the SEMA6C gene encoding semaphorin-6C isoform X4: protein MPPSPTWPCLQRAACTQPQLQTSRPVMLWFTEALGLSPRSAPPKPHFVHALEHGDHVYFFFREVSVEDARLGRVQFSRVARVCKRDMGGSPRALDRHWTSFLKLRLNCSVPGDSTFYFDVLQALTGPVNLYGRSALFGVFTTQTNSIPGSAVCAFYLDDIERGFEGKFKEQRSLDGAWTPVSEDRVPSPRPGSCAGVGVAALFPSSRDLPDDVLTFIKAHPLLDPAVPPATHQPLLTLTSRALLTQVAVDGMAGPYSNITVLFLGSNDGTVLKVLPPGGQSGGSEPILLEEIDAYSPSRCSGKRAAQTARRVIGLELDTEGHRLFVAFSGCIIYLPLSRCARHGACRRSCLASQDPYCGWDSSRGCVDIRAPGGIDVDPTGNQESMEHDDCQDGATGSQSGTGDSTYVLLSPGPSPETPSPPSDAHPRPQSSTLGAHTQGVRRDLRPASSSRSVPIPLLLACVAAAFALGASVSGLLVSCACRRAHRRRSKDIESAGIPRPLSLRSLARLHGAGPEPPPPSKDGEGAQTPQLYTTFLPPPEGVPPPELACLPTPESTPELPVKHLRHAGGPWEWNQNGNNAKEGRSRARGGNAAGGAAPRVLVKPPPPGCPGQAVEVTTLEELLRYLHGPQAPRKEAEPPVAAPFTSRPLPPEPAPTLFAGPSLLPRDCAPPRRLDVPPEGKCPAPAARPALSAPAPRLGVGGSRKLPFSSHRAPPALLTRVPSGGPSRYSGGAGRHLLYLGRPEGHRGRALKRVEGREAPGAPEASLCRALLAGGRP from the exons ATGCCACCCAGTCCAACGTGGCCGTGTTTGCAG AGGGCAGCCTGTACTCAGCCACAGCTGCAGACTTCCAGGCCAGTGATGCTGTGGTTTACCGAAGCCTTGGGCCTCAGCCCCCGCTCCGCTCCGCCAA AGCCACACTTTGTCCACGCTTTGGAGCACGGAGACCATGTCTACTTCTTTTTCCGAGAAGTTTCTGTGGAGGATGCCCGGCTGGGGAGG GTGCAGTTCTCCCGTGTGGCCCGTGTGTGTAAGCGCGACATGGGTGGCTCACCTAGGGCCTTGGACCGCCACTGGACATCCTTCCTGAAGCTGCGGCTCAACTGCTCTGTCCCTGGAGACTCGACCTTCTATTTTGATGTCTTACAGGCCTTGACAGGGCCTGTGAACTTGTATGGTCGCTCTGCTCTCTTTGGGGTCTTCACCACCCAGACCAATAG CATTCCTGGCTCTGCGGTCTGCGCCTTCTACCTGGATGATATCGAGCGTGGGTTTGAGGGCAAGTTCAAGGAGCAGAGGAGTCTGGATGGGGCCTGGACCCCTGTGTCTGAGGACAGGGTCCCCTCCCCCAG GCCCGGATCCTGTGCAGGAGTAGGTGTGGCTGCATTGTTCCCCTCTTCCCGAGATCTCCCTGATGATGTCCTGACCTTCATCAAGGCTCACCCACTTCTGGACCCTGCCGTGCCACCTGCCACCCATCAGCCTCTGCTCACCCTCACCAGCAG GGCCCTACTGACCCAAGTGGCTGTGGATGGCATGGCTGGTCCCTACAGTAACATCACAGTCCTGTTCCTTGGCTCCAATGATGGGACAGTGCTGAAGGTGCTGCCCCCAGGGGGGCAATCTGGGGGCTCTGAGCCCATTCTGTTGGAAGAGATCGATGCCTACAGCCCCTCCCG GTGCAGTGGGAAGCGGGCAGCCCAAACAGCACGGCGGGTCATAGGGCTGGAGCTGGACACTGAAGGTCACAGGCTCTTTGTGGCTTTTTCTGGCTGCATCATCTACCTCCCTCTTAGTCGGTGTGCCCGGCATGGGGCCTGTCGGAG GAGCTGTCTGGCTTCTCAGGACCCATACTGTGGATGGGACAGCTCCAGAGGCTGCGTGGATATCAGGGCACCTGGTGG GATTGATGTGGATCCAACTGGTAACCAGGAATCCATGGAGCATGATGACTGCCAAG ATGGAGCTACTGGGAGTCAGTCTGGTACAGGGGATTCCACTTATG TGCTTCTGAGTCCTGGCCCTTCCCCTGAGACCCCCAGTCCCCCCAGTGATGCCCACCCCCGGCCCCAGTCTTCCACTCTTGGAGCTCACACTCAGG GCGTGCGCCGGGACCTCCGTCCAGCCTCATCCTCTCGCTCagtccccatcccactcctcctgGCCTGTGTGGCTGCGGCCTTCGCTCTGGGCGCCTCGGTCTCTGGCCTCCTGGTCTCCTGCGCCTGTCGCCGAGCGCACCGACGGCGGAGCAAGGATATCGAGTCTGCAGGGATCCCACGTCCTCTCTCCCTCCGCAGCTTGGCCCGGCTGCATGGGGCGGGCCCAGAGCCGCCGCCGCCGTCCAAGGACGGAGAGGGGGCCCAGACGCCGCAGCTCTACACCACCTTCCTGCCTCCCCCCGAGGGCGTACCCCCGCCGGAGCTGGCCTGCCTGCCCACCCCGGAGTCCACGCCAGAGCTGCCGGTCAAGCACCTCCGCCATGCTGGAGGTCCCTGGGAGTGGAACCAGAACGGGAATAACGCCAAGGAGGGCCGGAGCCGCGCCCGGGGCGGGAACGCGGCGGGTGGCGCCGCGCCGCGCGTGCTGGTGAAGCCGCCGCCGCCTGGCTGTCCCGGGCAGGCCGTGGAAGTCACCACCCTGGAGGAACTACTGCGCTACCTGCACGGCCCGCAGGCGCCCAGGAAGGAGGCCGAGCCCCCGGTCGCCGCCCCTTTCACCTCGCGGCCGCTGCCGCCCGAGCCCGCCCCAACCCTCTTTGCCGGCCCCAGCCTGCTGCCCCGGGACTGTGCCCCGCCTCGGAGGCTGGACGTGCCCCCGGAGGGCAAGTGCCCGGCCCCGGCCGCCCGGCCTGCGCTCTCCGCCCCAGCTCCCCGGCTCGGGGTGGGCGGCAGCCGGAAGTTGCCCTTCTCCTCGCACCGTGCACCCCCTGCGCTGCTCACCCGAGTCCCCTCGGGAGGCCCCTCCAGGTACTCGGGGGGTGCCGGGAGACACCTCCTGTACCTGGGTCGGCCTGAGGGGCACCGGGGCCGCGCCCTCAAGAGGGTGGAAGGTCGAGAAGCCCCAGGGGCCCCTGAAGCCTCCCTTTGTCGGGCCCTTCTTGCAGGCGGCCGTCCCTGA